A DNA window from Vigna angularis cultivar LongXiaoDou No.4 chromosome 1, ASM1680809v1, whole genome shotgun sequence contains the following coding sequences:
- the LOC108332114 gene encoding 60S ribosomal protein L27a-3: MTTRFKKNRKKRGHVSAGHGRIGKHRKHPGGRGNAGGMHHHRILFDKYHPGYFGKVGMRYFHKLRNKFYCPIVNIDKLWSLLPQEAKDKATADNAPLLDVTQFGYFKVLGKGVLPQNQPLVVKAKLVSKIAEKKIKEAGGAVVLTA; this comes from the coding sequence atgaCGACTAGGTTTAAGAAGAACAGGAAGAAGAGAGGTCATGTGAGCGCCGGGCACGGCCGTATCGGAAAGCACAGAAAGCATCCCGGAGGTCGCGGTAACGCCGGTGGTATGCACCACCACCGTATCCTCTTCGACAAGTACCATCCAGGTTACTTCGGTAAGGTGGGTATGCGCTACTTCCATAAGCTCCGCAACAAGTTCTATTGCCCCATCGTCAACATCGACAAGCTATGGTCCCTTCTCCCCCAGGAGGCCAAGGACAAGGCCACCGCCGACAACGCTCCCTTGCTCGATGTCACCCAGTTCGGCTActttaaggttttgggtaaaggtGTTTTGCCTCAGAACCAGCCTCTTGTTGTGAAGGCCAAACTTGTCTCCAAGATCGCCGAGAAGAAGATCAAGGAGGCCGGTGGAGCCGTTGTTCTCACCGCTTag